The genome window AATCTAACTCAGATCATTCCTTCGCTCCTCAAACTCATCTTTATCAATTTCGCCCCTGGCATATCTTTCCTTCAGAACCTCCAGAGCCGACCTGTAAGAAGATTGGGTAACTCCCGTGTTTTGAACACTTGTTCGGACAATAAGCCAAATAACAAGGGCCAGAACAATGAGGCCGATAATCCAGCCCCAGCCCATTCCAAATCCCATGCCTCCAAATCCATGCATTGTAAACTCCTTTCTTCTTATTCGTTTATAACAATCATTTGTGTTGTGGTGTATCCCGTAACAATTATCAATATACATCCCTCTTACGGGTCTACCCGCATTACCATAATGTTGTTCATTCAACAGACAACAACACCCCGGGTTTTGTTCATACCTTACTCGTTCCTGTAATCCAGGAGTTTTACATACAATTTTTTTCTTGTGAAAAAAATGCGGCTCTTGATGGTGCCCATTTTAAGTTGTAGCTTCTCCGCTATTTCCTTGTATTTATATCCCGAAAGGAACATTTTGAAAGGCACACGGAATTCGTCGGGCAATTCTTCGATTTTCCTGTTGACCTCTATGATAGAATATTCACTGTCCGGCCTGAGGGGCGAACTTTCATCAGTCCGATTCAGAAAATTGTCGTTATCGGTTTTATCGTAATACATTTTTTCTTTTTGCTTTTTCCTGTAGTTGTTAATAAATGTATTTTTCATGATGGTAAAGGTCCATGCTTTCATGCTGGAACCTCTGATGAATTTATCCCTGTTGACCAAAGCTTTGTGAAAGGTCTCCTGAAGCAGATCCTTCGCATCTTCCCGATCAGAAGTTAAACTCAGGGCATACCTTTCCAGTTTGTCTTCCAGTTGGATGAGTTGTTTGTCAAATTGTACCGGGTTCATAACTGTTTGGTTTTTATTATTATTAGGAATCTTCATAGCATTCGGTTTTTATAGATTCAAACTGCCTTATACGCATTCATAGTAAGTCATATTTCCACAAATTCAGGTATTCT of Bacteroidales bacterium contains these proteins:
- a CDS encoding SHOCT domain-containing protein, which codes for MYIDNCYGIHHNTNDCYKRIRRKEFTMHGFGGMGFGMGWGWIIGLIVLALVIWLIVRTSVQNTGVTQSSYRSALEVLKERYARGEIDKDEFEERRNDLS
- a CDS encoding RNA polymerase sigma factor produces the protein MNPVQFDKQLIQLEDKLERYALSLTSDREDAKDLLQETFHKALVNRDKFIRGSSMKAWTFTIMKNTFINNYRKKQKEKMYYDKTDNDNFLNRTDESSPLRPDSEYSIIEVNRKIEELPDEFRVPFKMFLSGYKYKEIAEKLQLKMGTIKSRIFFTRKKLYVKLLDYRNE